The Arachis hypogaea cultivar Tifrunner chromosome 19, arahy.Tifrunner.gnm2.J5K5, whole genome shotgun sequence genome has a window encoding:
- the LOC112778756 gene encoding dof zinc finger protein DOF5.8-like: MPSSDSGESRRSAKPHNTSLAPPPAEQEHLPCPPCDSTNTKFCYYNNYNFSQPRHFCKSCRRYWTHGGTLRDIPVGSGSRKNAKCSRTVPSASTATTSSSAGAAVTSVSSVTPLTMVPVAGNNHPGAPVQFGGSFTSLLSNTQQGPGGFLALGGFGLGLGPGLEDVGFGMGMGRGGWAFPGVVADGGSIGGGVAGSGVGHTWGEGEWGYGSGVRE; this comes from the coding sequence ATGCCCTCCTCCGACTCCGGCGAAAGCCGTCGATCAGCCAAGCCTCACAACACTTCCCTAGCCCCACCGCCGGCCGAGCAAGAGCACCTGCCATGCCCTCCCTGCGACTCTACTAATACCAAGTTCTGCTACTACAACAACTACAACTTCTCCCAGCCTCGCCACTTCTGCAAGTCCTGCCGCCGCTACTGGACCCACGGCGGCACTCTCCGTGACATCCCCGTCGGCAGTGGAAGCCGTAAAAACGCCAAGTGCTCTCGCACCGTTCCTTCAGCCTCCACCGCCACAACCTCCTCCTCCGCGGGTGCGGCCGTCACCTCGGTTTCTTCTGTGACCCCGCTCACCATGGTTCCCGTGGCCGGGAACAACCACCCCGGAGCACCCGTGCAGTTCGGTGGGAGCTTCACTTCGTTGCTGAGCAACACACAGCAGGGTCCTGGTGGGTTTCTGGCTCTGGGTGGGTTCGGGCTTGGTCTTGGGCCTGGCCTCGAAGATGTTGGATTTGGGATGGGGATGGGGAGAGGCGGTTGGGCTTTCCCAGGCGTGGTGGCGGACGGAGGCAGCATTGGCGGCGGTGTTGCGGGCTCTGGTGTTGGGCACACGTGGGGTGAGGGGGAGTGGGGTTACGGGAGTGGGGTGAGGGAGTGA